The Bacteroidia bacterium genomic sequence AAACATTCGTACGCACCGCAAGGTGAAAAATTACTCATTCACGTTTCTAATTTCCGTAAAGTAAAACGGGTAGAAGATGTGTTGCGCGTGTTTGATAAGGTTCGAAAAAAAATTCCTGCGAAACTTATTTTAATCGGCGATGGTCCGGAACGCAGCAATATCGAGAAATTGTGTCGCGAATTGGATACCTGTAAAGACATTCGCTCGCTCGGTAAAATTGTAAATCCAGAACACGTTTTAAATATTGCCGATTTATTTTTATTGACTTCCGAAACAGAAAGTTTTGGATTGGCAGCTTTGGAAGCAATGGCGAGTAAAGTGCCTGTTATTTCAACTAATTCGGGTGGAATTCCGGAAGTAAATATTCAGGGATTTTCCGGAATGCTCAGCAACGTAGGCGATGTAGACGATATGGCGAAAAATGCTATTTATATTTTAGAAGACGAAGAACGCCTAAAACAATTTAAAGCAAACGCTTACAAACAAGCTGAGAAATTTGACATTCATCTGATTTTACCACTTTACGAAAACTTATACGACGAGGTTTTAAAGGCTTCGAAAAAATAATTTTTCATTCTTCCTATTTATCTTTTCTTTTTCTTGAAAAAAGTCACAATGAATCCGATGTCGAAATTAAAAATCGCGCGTTGGCAATGAAAGCATACGATGCCGTGTTGCGTGTGTGTGAGGAATTATGCTTTCTTGATTTTTTGGTTCTTTTGAATCAAGTCAAAAGAACGTAAGAAATAAAAATGTTTTGTTAAGCAACTTCAAAAAAATAATTTTTCATTCTGCATTCTTCATTTACTCAAACCTCAATGCCTCTATCGGATCGAGTTTAGAAGCTTTGATGGCGGGAATAATTCCGGATAATAATCCGACTAAAAGACATAAACCAATTCCGAAAAAAATCCATTCCCAAGGCACAATAAATCCGATTCCGAATTGTAAGGAAATTAAATTCCCTGTAATAATTCCCAATAGAATTCCGAATAAACCACCCAACTGACAAATCACAATGGCTTCCATTAAAAATTGATTGCGAATCACTTTTCCGGTTGCACCAATTGCTTTACGGATGCCTATTTCGCGCGTACGCTCTGTTACGGAAACCAACATAATATTCATCAAGCCAATTGCTGCGCCCAGCAAAGTGATAAAGCCGATCGCGGTTGCGCCATAAGTTACTTTTTTGATATTATCAATCAACATATTGGCGAGGTTATCGCTTTTTACGATGTCGAAATTATCTTCTTCGCTTAGCGGAATTTTACGCACAATCCGAAAAACACCCGTTGCTTCATTGATGGCGGCATTCATTTGTTGCGCATTTTTTCCCAATACATTAATCCGATAAGACATATTCGGATCGGGAAAATATTGCCGCGCATTGTTGAGTGGAATAATGCAAATTTTATCGCCGCCAAAACCCATTCCTGTACCTTTTGATTTCAATACTCCAATAATTTTATATTTACCCGGACCGATGGAAATAACTTTATCAATGGGGTTTTCGTTGCTTTTGAAAAGCACTGAGATCAGCTCGCTTCCAATCATTACTACGTGATTGGCATCTGTATTGTCTTGCGCAGAAAAATTTCTGCCGCTTCCCATTTCATAACCAGAAGTTGCCAAATAATTTTCGTCGCCGCCAATCACTTGAATGTTGGGATTACTTTGTTGCGATTCGTATTTCAGCGTTCCAGTGCCAGATGCCATTGTAGAAACAGAAGCAATAGCAGGGAAATTAAAGTCTTTTACGAAATTTTCCGCTTCGTCAAACGATATGGCACGAAAGGGCTTCGGATGTTTTCCTTTTTTACCCACTTGCACATTTAATCCGCGATTACGAATGGTAAATGTATTCGCACCCATACTTGTAAAATTTGTGCTAATGGAAGATTTCATTACATCAATGGAAGTTAAAATACCCACCAAAGCCCATATTCCAATGGCGATAATCAATGCGGTAAGAATGGTGCGCAGCAATTGCCCTTTGATGGAATTAAGCGAAATTTTAATGTTTTCTGTAAATAGATTCTTCATCCTCCCAAAAAAATATTTTTCTCAATATTACACATTTTATTTTTTTGAAAAGTACTAAACATCTTTCTGCAATGATGCGGAATTTTTGCGAAGTAGGCGGTTCGAACATTTTCAGAAAAAAATTACTTCTTCAACTGCAGCGGACGACTCTTCGGGTAAGGAAACAAATGCTCATACTCCTGCGGACGACACTTCGGGTCTGGAAATTGACTCTTCAACTCGTGGGGACGACACTTTGGGTCTGGAAATTGACTCTTCAACTCGCGGGAACGACACTTTGGGTCTGGAAATTGACTCTGCAACTCGTGGGGACGATACTTTGGGTCTGGAAATTGACTCTCACACTCCGGCGGACGACACTTCGGGTCTGGAAATTGACTCTCACACTCTGGCGGACGATACTTCGAGTATGGAAATTGATGCTCACACCTCCGCCACTACCAGTGCCTTGTTGCTGGCCTCCACCCTGCTCTTGCGAAGATATAACAGGTCTGGATTCCATCACATGGACATACATGGAAGAACAAAAACAATACGAATTAACCAACCACTTAGGTAATGTTTTTGTAACTTTGAGCGATAAAAAAATTCCTGTGGATACAACTTCTGGTACATCTGCTAAATATTATATCCCTTTGGTTATTACTGCTCAGGATTATTATCCTTTCGGGATGCTGATGCCAGGCAGGAATTTAAACACTACTGGTTTTAGGTTCGGCTTCAACGGAAAAGAAAAGGACAACGAGCTTTACGGAACTGGAAATGCCTATGATTACGGCATGAGAATGTATGATGCGAGGTTAGGTAGGTTTATGAGTGTTGACCCGTTATTCAAAAAATATCCTTTTTATTCTTCATATATGTTCGCTGGCGATATGCCTATTGTTGCCGCAGATTTAGATGGAGAAGAACCTAATATAAAAGGCTCGCCATCAGTGGAAGCTTTAATTCAACCTACACAGAAAGACATTGTTATATCGAATGCAAAGAATGAGGCCTTAGATGCTTTAACAAATGATGCGTATGAAAAAATTGGAGGAGATGCAAAATTCCCCGCTACTGCTACTACTACTTCTGCTGTAACTAGACAAGAAGCAAAAGCGACCATAAAGAATACGATTAGCCAAAATATTGACATAAATGTTACAGTAAAAGAAACGCAGAACATGGATGGTAGCACTTCTTATTCAACAACGACTATTATTACACCCAATAATTTTAGTGAAGCTCAGGCAAAAAATGCTCAAAAAGTACAATTTAAGGAAACAGCTATTAAAATAGCTAAAGGGGCATTTAGTTTAATAACTGATATTCCAGATCCCACTAATCTGGACGAAGGAGGTGAAATGGTTACCTTTACGTTGGGTGTTCTTAAAGTAATACCTAAGGAATCTGTTGGTGCAGCAGGTTGGGTAGCTTCCCCAGTAGCAGTAGGCAATTCTACAATTTCTGCTGCTCACGCAGGAAATTTGATAATTATAGCTGCACAATCTGAAGAATATCTAAAAGATTTATTTACTACCGGCAATTCTGGAACTAAAACACAAAAAACAGTCGATAATCCTGGACCTAAAACGGTTAGTCAACCAAATTCAACAACAAAATAATGGGAGGATTCTTTGCCTGTATAATAGTAGAATGTATAGGAGCCTTTGTGTTTTGGATGTTGAATGGATTTAAAGGAAAATTCCAAACTTACTTATCACACGAAGATGAAAAAAGTAAAGGGCGAAAAAATGGTTTTATGGGGATAATAGTTTTGATACTTCTATTTATTATTTATACGGTAGTGTTCAAAATTTTATAGGGTAGGTAGTGTTGGTAGTGTTCGGAATGTCACCTGAGAGGATGTTGAAATTAGCCCCACCTAAATCCTCCTCAAAGGGAGGACTTAAAAGAAAAAAAAATTGGAAATGATTTTGGAATTTGAAGATTTCAAATTACTAACCGAAAACAATTCCACAAAGTGTTATTGCTAATTGGCTCAACGAGAAAAAATACCGCTCGAACAAGTTTAATTATTAGCAGGACACAGTTGAACTTCTTCTACCGAACGTTACAAACAAAATAATCTCAACGAACAAAGAACGCTTATCAATAAATGGTTTCCGCTCGGATGAAATAATTGTAAAATAAATGAACTGCGTAAATTATAAATAGATAAATTTGAACTTGGAAACATGAATAAAATAACCTTAAATATTCCCAAAAGAGGCTCTGATAATTTTTTAGAGCCCATATATAATTTCATGAATTTTGTTTCAATTTTGAATCAAAATGAGGTGGATATTTTAGAAATAGATTTTAGCAAATGTAAATTTGCAAATCCTTTTATTATTGGTGGTGCTGCGAGTTTAGCAAATTCTCATAATCAAAAAGGTGGTGAGAAAAGTAAAGTAATAACGAATAGCGTAAACGAAGAATTTTCAAATTATTTAGATACTATTTCGTTTTACGATGGATTCAATTATTCGGAATGTAATTTAGATGAATTGGATAATGCGTTGAGGTCATATTATACTAAAACATACATTCCTATCGTTTGCTTTCCCACAGGAAAAACAGAACACGAAGTCAAAATAAGAGAAAAAATTATTACTGCGATAAACAATATAATTAAGAACCAACTTGGTTTAAAACAGGAGCAATTTACAGCAATTGCTTATTTGATTGATGAATTAACTCAAAATATAGTTGAACACTCAGGCTCTGAAAAAGGTATTTTGTTCGCACAGTTTTATCCTACAAAAAATTATATGGATGTGTGTATCGTAGATTATGGAAAAGGTCTTTTTCAATCATATATTGATAGTGGAAAGCATCATCCTAAATCAGAAGAAGAAGCCATTAATTTTGCTGTATTTGGTAAATCAACAAAGGATTTGGCAGAGAGCAGAGGCTTTGGCATATCTACTTCAAGAGAAATGCTTGTAACTGGTCTAAAGGGAAAGTTCTTTTTATATTCGGGAGGGACGTTTTATATACAGACTCTTGAACAACAAGAAGTGCTGAGCCTTCTTGACGAATATAATTACAAAGGCTGTTATATTGCTTTACGAATACCAGTCATTCAACAGGATGATTTTAATTTTTACAACTTTGTTGAAGGTAAATAATCTAACATAATTGATTAACTTTGCGTTGAATAGAAAAAACGAACCTATGAAAAACACAGAAACGATAAAAATAAATGTAGCCAATGAATTTGGTAATACATTGCATTCGAGGGAAGCTGCGTTGAATCTTTTTAGTTTGCTATCAGAGATGTCAAGCAAAGAAATAGAATTTGATTTTTCAAAAGTAGAATATATTTCAAGGTCATTTGCCGACCAATTTTATAAAGAAAAAGAAAAATATCAAAACTCTTTTAGTGTACTTGTGAACATATCAAATGCGGGAGAAGAAGTTCTGTCAATGCTTCGTATTGTTGCTAAAACGCAAAACAAATCGAGTCGTAATTATGTTGTACTTCCAGTATTTAAGTATTCCGATAAAGCTAAGCTTTCCGATTATATGCTTTCGATTTAATTCTTGATTAAAATTGTTTAAAATCCATTCTCAAAAGGAATGGATTTTTTATTTTCAATACAATTTATTTTGTATTTTTATCGAAAGAAAAAATGAAAAATACTTTATCCATTTCAGATAGTTTTGTTAAAACCTATACAGCAGGTTTTAGGTTCGGTTTCAACGGAAAAGAAAAAGACAACGAGGTTTATGGAGCTGGGAATGCTTACACTACCGAGTTTAGAGAACTGGACACCCGTTTAGGTGGCAGGTGGTGGAGCTTAGACCCGAAAGGAAAAGCGTGGGAAAGCCCTTATGTGGGGTTTGGTGATAATCCGATACTGTATAACGATGCAAATGGAGATATAATTTATTTTGCCAAAGGAACATCCAGCCAGTTTAAAATACAATTTGCGACAACAATTAAATATTTAAACCAACATGGTGCCGCAGGTGTTATAGCAAAATTAGAGGCCTCTAAAGTTCCTGTATATATTCAGGAAAGTACATCAATTAGTTCAGGTACAGAAGCAGAAGGAGGAGACAAATTTACTCCCGACAAGGCGAAAGGAGGAAATGGAAAGAACACTATATTATGGAATGCGCATGCTGGAGTCCTAACTACTAAAGGTCATATTTTATCAGCTGCAAGCGGTTTATCTCACGAGGCTGATCATGCGTATGAATACGCTACACATCCAGAGAAATATACGAAAGATGCAACAACTGGCGATGCCAAATATACTACAAAAGAAGAAAGGCGAGTAATAACAGGAAGCGAACAAAATGTTGCATTAAAATTGGGTGAAATAAAAAAAGGAGAGGAGACCAGAACAGACCATTCAGGAACATATCAATATATGGCGGGACCGACAACAACCCAAAGCGAATTTGGAACTGGTGCAACAGTAAACGGCACTAATAAAGACTATGGATTATCTCAGTATATAACTCCAAATAAGGCACCTACTGCAAAATCATCTGATAAAGGATCTTCTTACGCACCCCTCAAATAAATTATGATAAATAGAAAATTTTATATTTCCTTATTAATTAGCTTTTGCATTCTAATGGCATCTTGCCATAACACCCGAAGGCAATTACCCAAAGCAAAAATTAATACTGTTGATAGTATTAAGATAACAAAAGTTATTATCCAATGTGCATCCCCACTTATAGAGACCATCATAGATATAAATTGTGATGATTTTGAAGGCACATTTAAAGCGGAGATGGAAGATACTACAATAACTGATTCTGTTTTTTGCAATGAACTTTATAAAAGGCTAAAGGAAATAAAATTATCAAAAGATTCAAGGACTCCTGATGTAAGAGTAAAAACAATAATCTTTTTTAGCAATAATACAACTTCTGATTTCTGCATGAGAGGGAATTGTGCAAGTTGTCCATTCGAATACAATAACAAAGCAATAATGTATAATAAAGATTTAGTAGCTCTGATATGGAATAATTTACCTGATGGTTATAATAAATAAGGTAGTTTTCAGATTGTCCTTCTGAGAATTTTTTTTCAGTAAAAAAACCAGTTTGAAAAAATAATTTTTCGAAAAAAAAGAAAATAAAATTGATTGAAAAAAATAATTTTTTGTTACCCGAAAAGATTATTTATAAGCCGCTTTTTCCTGATAGAAATTTAAACACCAAAACGATTCGGCAAAGTGTTATCGCCAACTGGCTCAACGAGAAAAAAATACCGCTCGAACAAGTTCAATTATTGGCAGGTCATCGTTGGACTTCTTCTACCGAACGATACAAACAAAATAATCTCAACGAACAAAGAACGCTTATCAATAAATGGTTTCCGTTGGATTAAATTAAAAAATAATTTGTAACTTTGTGTAACAAAATAAAAAAAAAATCGTAAATTTAAGGTGGCTAAAAAAGCAAGAAAAAAAGAAGTAAATATTGAAATTGATAAATTGACTAACTCGATCGAAAATGTACTCAGTGGGGATGTTTTCGATACGGAGTTTCACAAAGTATCAAAGAGCGATATTAAAAAGAAAGACTGGCTTTTTGATTGGCATTTGGAACTTAAAAATAAAAACAGGCAGGTTTATAAAATGACGATTAAAAATAATGCGAAAATTATTCAAGGCTTAATATCTTTTTCTGTGGATGAGAATTTTATTTTTATAAATCTTGTTGAAAACGCCAAATTTAACAGAGGAAAAAATAAAATTTATGTAGGTGTTGCAGGAAATATGTTTGCCTTTGCCTGTAAGGTATCTAAGGAAAAGGGATTTGGTGGAATCGTTAGTTTCGTTGCAAAAACATTGTTGATTAATCATTACTATAAAACATTAGGAGCTACAACAATTATCGGACAAAGAATGATTATTGAAGGAGAAGCGACACATAATTTAATAAACCAATATTTTAAAAATAAATAACATGAAACTGCAAAGAGAACCAATAGAGATAGACCTTTATGTTGAAAACAAGGAGCTATCCGAAAAAGAAAAACAGGAGATAAGGGACTATGTCAAAGCCTTAAATCTTCGGAAAAAATTGATTAAGAAAAAACACAAGCAAAAGCTAACTGCTGCTTAATACTAAATATTCTTGATTAAAATTGTTTAAAAAACCATTCAAAAAAAGAATGGTTTTTTTATTTTTTATACAATTTATTTTGTATTTTTATCGAAAGAGAAAAATGAAAAATAATCTTTCCATTTCAGATAGTTTTGTTAAAACCTATACAGGAAAATTCAGATTTCCGTTCCACTGTTACTAAAGGAAATAGTGGATTATGGACTGCTAGCCCTCCTTCTAATTATATTCCTTATCCTCATGAATTTGCACATTTGCTTGGCTTGGATGATGGTTATTTCGATGTGTTTTATTCAACAGACGCAATATTTGACGCTGACAAGATACAGGGACAGACAAAAGAAAATTACAATAAAAATGATGTTGTTGTGGATCCAAACGGTATAGTAACACAAGATGATGTAGATGCTTTAGGAGATTATATAATGAAACAATACACCAACCAGCCTACCTCTAATAACAAAACATGGACTTGAAAAATAGAAGTACCTAGCATGACTTTATGAAAAGGAACGACAGTAGAGGAAAGATTAAAAATGCAAGGACGACCAGTTAAAATGGACGAAAACACAAAACACACTCCGGCTAACAATAAAGGAAAAGAAAGCCATCAGACTGTTAGAAATTTATAAAGAATGAAACAAAAAATAACATTTTTTAAGTATTTGTCGTTTATTAATTAGGACTAGTAATAATTCAAATGAAAAAGATCATATTTTTCTTTATAGCTTCAATAAGCATTATTTCTTGCACAGAAAGACAGACAAGCCTCTTTGACAATAAAGACAACAATAAATACGGTTTACAATTCGAATTATTCGGTGATAATTGTGATAAAAAAAGAATTACTATTTACTTTACCCCCGACATTTTGGAAGACACACTAATCGTTGATAAATACTATAATTCTCATAGCGATTCTTGTGATTCACGAAGAGTGAGCATTTCTAAAATTGACCAAGATTCGCTGTACACTTTTTTTAAAGATGCTATGAATAAGTTTAAAATAAACGGAGAAAGACCAAATAAAAAAATAAGCATGGCAATTAAACTAACAATTTTTTCAACAGACAAGACAATATCAACAAGTTATTTAAATCTTAAAGATCTTAATAAGGATAATCCTGACATTACACAACTTGTTAATTTTTTAAATAGAAGAATTGGCAGGAAGTCTCAAATTAATTACTAGTTTGAACAGTGTCAAAATTTGGTCATGCGCTTTTTTTGTTTCAAAAAATAATTTTTCAAATGAAAAAGATTATATTCTTCTTTATAGCTTCAATAAGCATTATTTCTTGCACAGAACAGCAAACAAATCGCTTTGATGCTAATGATAGTAATAAATCCTGTTTAAAATTTGAGCTATTCGGTGATGGTTGTGATAATAGGTTTACTATTCTTTTGAACGTTCCGACGTCAGAGGATACTCTAATCATTTATAAATGCAGTAATGCTTATACCAATTCTTGTGATTCAAATAAAATAAGCATTACTAAGATTGACCAAGATTCGCTATACGCTTATTTTAAAGATGCTGTGAATAAATTTAAAATAAACAAACTGGGTCAAAATAAAACAGGGATAGCTATTAGGCTATCAGTCTTTTCAAAAGACAAGTCAATATCAATAAGTTATTTAAGCCTTGAACAACATCTTCGTAAGAATAATTCTGACGAGATCACACAGATCGTTAATTTTTTAAATAGAAGGATTGACAGGAAATTTCAAATTAATTATTAGAATGGGTAGTGGGTAGTGTTCAGA encodes the following:
- a CDS encoding ABC transporter permease — encoded protein: MKNLFTENIKISLNSIKGQLLRTILTALIIAIGIWALVGILTSIDVMKSSISTNFTSMGANTFTIRNRGLNVQVGKKGKHPKPFRAISFDEAENFVKDFNFPAIASVSTMASGTGTLKYESQQSNPNIQVIGGDENYLATSGYEMGSGRNFSAQDNTDANHVVMIGSELISVLFKSNENPIDKVISIGPGKYKIIGVLKSKGTGMGFGGDKICIIPLNNARQYFPDPNMSYRINVLGKNAQQMNAAINEATGVFRIVRKIPLSEEDNFDIVKSDNLANMLIDNIKKVTYGATAIGFITLLGAAIGLMNIMLVSVTERTREIGIRKAIGATGKVIRNQFLMEAIVICQLGGLFGILLGIITGNLISLQFGIGFIVPWEWIFFGIGLCLLVGLLSGIIPAIKASKLDPIEALRFE
- the bshA gene encoding N-acetyl-alpha-D-glucosaminyl L-malate synthase BshA → MKIGIVCYPTFGGSGVVATELGKALAQKGHQVHFITYSQPVRLDFFSENLFYHEVQVSDYPLFEYPPYELVLASKLVDVVKYEKLDLLHVHYAIPHASAAYMAKQILASQGIHIPFITTLHGTDITLLGRDKSFEPVITFAINQSDAVTTVSESLKLDTYKHFPVTRDIKVIPNFINLKEYNHSQNLCHKHSYAPQGEKLLIHVSNFRKVKRVEDVLRVFDKVRKKIPAKLILIGDGPERSNIEKLCRELDTCKDIRSLGKIVNPEHVLNIADLFLLTSETESFGLAALEAMASKVPVISTNSGGIPEVNIQGFSGMLSNVGDVDDMAKNAIYILEDEERLKQFKANAYKQAEKFDIHLILPLYENLYDEVLKASKK
- a CDS encoding RHS repeat-associated core domain-containing protein, translated to MTLTLWRTILRVWKLMLTPPPLPVPCCWPPPCSCEDITGLDSITWTYMEEQKQYELTNHLGNVFVTLSDKKIPVDTTSGTSAKYYIPLVITAQDYYPFGMLMPGRNLNTTGFRFGFNGKEKDNELYGTGNAYDYGMRMYDARLGRFMSVDPLFKKYPFYSSYMFAGDMPIVAADLDGEEPNIKGSPSVEALIQPTQKDIVISNAKNEALDALTNDAYEKIGGDAKFPATATTTSAVTRQEAKATIKNTISQNIDINVTVKETQNMDGSTSYSTTTIITPNNFSEAQAKNAQKVQFKETAIKIAKGAFSLITDIPDPTNLDEGGEMVTFTLGVLKVIPKESVGAAGWVASPVAVGNSTISAAHAGNLIIIAAQSEEYLKDLFTTGNSGTKTQKTVDNPGPKTVSQPNSTTK